A window of the Archocentrus centrarchus isolate MPI-CPG fArcCen1 chromosome 9, fArcCen1, whole genome shotgun sequence genome harbors these coding sequences:
- the LOC115785404 gene encoding uncharacterized protein LOC115785404: MPLFRTSGKRGGAKAPPGRKRLGDMEWTGGCWKTDEDGPVLSLRKLSLLSLADNMKEVWAKDYANNYLDQYSFRYIMGPFNLLTGELVEELVWLLCNRKQLSRAALHLLLVPQLRGLSLESCPALVTPVICTHIAARCQDLWSLNLSGAQQLPSKVLSETLHSLPALRSLSLAGMPCDRRVIRTIAQRCRLLRHLDVSRCHLLSPGALLPLGGGAFCSSSGSPEQSWCSVSNSCSDQSSCFPVTLTPLPLRSLLALDIGFGVQEGDPVAAAAYLLLSLPSLERVAMEGIEKACRLIEQREFSLADEFTNREGVATLKEVWQEIRDKQDRDNLRMRIEKTTVDREYEDEEEEGIFLEEYKSESEEDASRDEVSSCSHSQSVGRKRHLSQSDFALKLRDVKGLTCDSLDSLGRLCPGICCMAVNVDPSEDTRGRSKVSRLAVDLEAWSGQLQRLSVQFPGNLADLLPTLLVAGSSLVSLTLEGVKTNSYTRLSPVIRACPRLRDLLISAEPPPSFLQMEHEEDQQDNGDLPCLPNLCSLTLSFSYEHSQIKPAMFWTSLMRVLRCLLTSSPLLEKLSLVSLPCPLDYTLQNVLRAENFDLGASAESTGSPLLPLERLQHIDLQRTDVKMTTVKSLLQRSKRLKYVDVSSCWQISYSEWLACKTSSNVQVVWA, from the exons ATGCCCCTGTTTCGGACTTCAGGTAAACGGGGTGGGGCAAAGGCTCCACCTGGGAGGAAGAGGCTGGGGGATATGGAGTGGACTGGAGGCTGCTGGAAGACAGATGAAGATGGCCCGGTCCTTTCGTTAAGAAAGCTGTCTCTGCTAAGTCTCGCAGACAACATGAAGGAAGTCTGGGCGAAAGACTATGCCAATAACTACCTGGATCAGTATTCATTCAGATACATCATGGGGCCTTTTAACTTATTGA CGGGCGAGCTGGTTGAGGAGCTGGTGTGGCTGCTGTGCAACAGAAAGCAGTTGTCCCGGGCGGCCCTCCACCTCCTGTTGGTCCCCCAGCTCCGAGGTCTATCTCTGGAAAGTTGCCCTGCTTTGGTCACTCCAGTAATCTGTACGCATATTGCTGCACGTTGCCAG GATCTGTGGAGCTTGAACTTGTCTGGAGCCCAGCAGCTACCTTCAAAAGTCCTTTCTGAAACCCTCCACAGTCTACCTGCTTTACGCTCCCTCTCCCTGGCTGGCATGCCTTGTGACAGACGTGTAATCAGAACAATTGCTCAGCGTTGCCGTTTGTTGCGGCATTTAGACGTATCCCGCTGTCATTTGCTTTCTCCAGGTGCACTACTTCCTCTTGGAGGTGGGGCTTTCTGCTCATCCTCTGGGAGTCCAGAGCAATCTTGGTGTTCTGTTTCCAATTCTTGCTCTGATCAGtcctcctgctttcctgtaACCCTAACTCCTCTTCCCCTCAGAAGTCTACTAGCTCTGGATATTGGGTTTGGGGTACAAGAGGGAGACCCTGTGGCTGCTGCAGCCTACCTTCTactctctctcccctccctaGAAAGAGTGGCCATGGAGGGCATTGAAAAGGCCTGCCGTCTCATCGAGCAGAGAGAGTTCAGCCTGGCAGATGAGTTTACAAATAGGGAAGGAGTTGCCACGCTGAAGGAGGTTTGGCAGGAGATAAGGGACAAGCAGGACAGGGATAATTTGAGGATGAGGATAGAAAAAACGACAGTGGATAGAGAAtatgaggatgaagaggaggaggggataTTCTTGGAGGAGTATAAGAGCGAGAGTGAGGAAGATGCAAGTAGAGATGAAGTGTCTTCTTGCTCTCACAGCCAGTCAGTGGGAAGAAAGAGACATTTGTCACAGTCAGACTTTGCCCTGAAACTGAGGGATGTCAAGGGCTTAACTTGTGACTCTCTGGATAGTTTAGGCCGTTTATGTCCAGGCATTTGCTGCATGGCTGTGAATGTTGATCCCAGTGAAGACACTAGAGGAAGAAGCAAGGTATCTCGGTTAGCTGTGGACCTTGAGGCCTGGTCAGGGCAGCTGCAGAGGCTCTCAGTCCAATTTCCAGGCAACCTGGCCGATCTCCTTCCTACTCTGTTAGTTGCAGGGTCCTCTCTGGTTTCTCTCACGCTTGAAGGGGTAAAAACCAACTCCTACACCAGACTCTCACCTGTCATCAGGGCCTGTCCCAGACTCAGAGACTTGCTTATTTCTGCTGAGCCTCCTCCCTCATTCCTACAAATGGAACACGAAGAGGATCAGCAGGACAATGGAGATCTTCCATGTCTGCCTAACCTCTGCTCTCTCACACTCAG TTTCTCCTACGAGCACAGCCAAATAAAGCCTGCCATGTTCTGGACCTCCCTAATGAGGGTGCTCAGGTGCCTCCTGACCAGTTCTCCGTTACTGGAGAAGCTGTCACTGGTCTCCCTGCCATGCCCCCTGGACTACACTTTACAGAACGTGCTACGCGCAGAAAACTTTGACCTGGGCGCTTCTGCAGAATCCACGGGCTCACCTCTCTTGCCACTTGAAAGGTTACAGCACATTGACCTGCAGCGGACAGATGTGAAGATGACTACGGTGAAAAGTTTATTACAGCGGAGCAAGAGACTCAAGTATGTGGATGTGAGTTCTTGCTGGCAGATCAGTTACTCCGAGTGGCTGGCCTGCAAAACCTCCAGTAATGTTCAGGTTGTCTGGGCATAG